The Lepidochelys kempii isolate rLepKem1 chromosome 5, rLepKem1.hap2, whole genome shotgun sequence genome window below encodes:
- the LOC140911975 gene encoding perilipin-3-like codes for MSAKENEPQVEIQAEEQQTAGHRVAGLPLVSSACEMASASYAATKETHPAIKAICEVAETGVRTITSAAITGARPILDQLEPQLAAANEYACRGLDRLEEQLPILQQLIEKVALDAQDLVRATMVGAKDAVCSTVTEAKDAVTSMVGVAQGAVHESMEVTKSAVTSSMSTVMGSRMGQMAASGIDTALGKSEQLVDYYLPMTEEEVAELATTPLEGPGEAPAEQRSYYVRLGSLSSTLRQRAYQHALGKMRQARQRTLEALSQLQQIIDLIDHVKQAMSQKVHDGQEKLQQMWLEWHKGQLGGSEDDRSPQPEEMVAQALATSHNLILQVWPTCHSLLPNIQGLPATLQEKVQQAYQNIGEGSLELSHVQSLQELSEGILTQTREKLTKAQESLDELLEYVVQNTPLTWIVGPFTPAEDSAGSPTGSAEEATA; via the exons ATGTCTGCTAAGGAAAATGAACCACAGGTGGAGATCCAGGCAGAGGAGCAACAG aCTGCAGGgcacagggtggctggcctgcCCTTGGTCAGCTCTGCCTGTGAGATGGCTTCTGCCAGCTATGCTGCCACCAAAGAGACCCACCCAGCCATCAAAGCGATATGTGAGGTGGCAGAGACTGGGGTGAGGACCATCACCTCTGCTGCCATCACCGGGGCACGGCCCATCCTGGACCAGCTGGAGCCACAGC TTGCAGCAGCTAATGAATATGCCTGTCGGGGTCTGGACAGACTGGAGGAGCAGCTGCCCATCCTGCAGCAGCTGATTGAGAAG GTGGCTTTGGATGCCCAAGATCTCGTGCGTGCCACAATGGTGGGTGCCAAGGATGCAGTCTGCAGCACGGTCACTGAGGCCAAGGATGCAGTGACCAGCATGGTAGGCGTGGCCCAAGGGGCTGTCCATGAGAGCATGGAGGTGACCAAATCTGCCGTGACCAGCAGCATGAGCACAGTGATGGGCTCCCGCATGGGGCAGATGGCTGCGAGTGGCATAGACACAGCATTGGGGAAATCTGAGCAGCTGGTGGACTACTACCTCCCCATGACGGAGGAGGAGGTCG CTGAGCTTGCCACAACTCCCCTGGAGGGGCCTGGAGAGGCTCCCGCAGAGCAGCGGAGTTACTACGTGCGTCTGGGTTCCCTGTCGAGCACGCTGCGCCAGCGAGCCTACCAGCACGCCCTGGGCAAGATGAGACAAGCCAGGCAGCGCACCCTGGAGgccctctcccagctccagcaaaTCATTGACTTG ATAGACCATGTCAAGCAGGCCATGAGTCAGAAGGTTCATGATGGGCAGGAGAAGCTGCAGCAGATGTGGCTGGAGTGGCACAAGGGccagctgggaggcagtgaggaTGACCGCTCACCACAGCCAGAG GAGATGGTGGCCCAGGCTCTAGCCACTTCCCATAACCTCATCCTGCAGGTGTGGCCCACCTGCCATAGCCTCCTGCCCAACATCCAGGGTCTCCCTGCCACTCTCCAGGAGAAGGTCCAGCAAGCCTACCAGAACATTGGAGAAGGAAGTCTGGAGCTCTCCCATGTCCAGTCCCTCCAGGAGTTGTCTGAGGGTATCCTGACCCAGACTCGGGAGAAGTTGACCAAAGCCCAGGAGTCCCTGGATGAGCTGCTGGAATACGTGGTGCAGAACACACCTCTCACATGGATCGTGGGACCCTTCACTCCTGCTGAAGACTCTGCTGGTTCTCCCACTGGCTCTGCAGAGGAGGCCACAGCCTGA
- the LOC140912145 gene encoding perilipin-3-like, with protein MSSNENDIQDAPSKRGEQEQQNLVSRVASLPLVSAAYDMVSTTYTSIKETHPVIRSICDVAETGVRTITSATVSGTQPILDQQEPQELLVSASDCACESLDKLEEKLPILQQPDDQVASDAKELVSSTQTDAKDAVCSTVTEAKDAVTSMVGVAKGAVQESVEVTKPAVTGSMSTVMGSSMGQIIMSGVDLVLKTSESLVDHYLPMTDEELAKLAVSLEGPGEAPAEQRSYYVRLGSLSSTLRQRAYQHALGKMRQARQCTLEALSQLQQISDLMEQALGQKAHDGQEKPQQIWLECRKGQPGGSEDNGSPQPEEMVAQALATSHNLILQVWTTCHSLLPNIQGLPATLQEKVQQAYQNMGELQTSFSNVQSFRALSEGILTQTREKLTEAQESLDGLLEYVVQNTPLTWIVGPFVPAGDSTEKAEEPAEAEKAGVPVEA; from the exons ATGTCTTCTAACGAGAACGATATTCAGGATGCTCCCTCAAAGAGAGGGGAGCAGGAGCAACAG AACTTGGTGAGCAGAGTGGCCAGTCTGCCCTTGGTCAGTGCTGCTTACGACATGGTCTCCACCACTTACACATCCATCAAAGAGACCCATCCTGTCATCAGATCCATCTGTGATGTGGCAGAGACTGGAGTGAGGACCATCACATCTGCCACAGTCAGTGGGACCCAGCCCATCCTGGATCAGCAAGAGCCTCAGG AACTGTTAGTATCAGCCAGTGACTGCGCCTGCGAGAgcctggacaaactggaggagAAGCTGCCCATCCTCCAACAGCCAGATGACCAG GTGGCCTCTGATGCCAAAGAGCTAGTATCATCCACACAGACAGATGCCAAGGATGCAGTCTGCAGCACGGTCACTGAGGCCAAGGATGCAGTGACCAGCATGGTGGGTGTGGCCAAAGGGGCTGTCCAGGAGAGCGTGGAGGTGACCAAACCAGCAGTGACCGGCAGCATGAGCACAGTGATGGGCTCCAGCATGGGGCAGATAATCATGAGCGGTGTTGACTTGGTACTTAAAACATCTGAGTCGTTGGTGGATCACTACCTCCCGATGACGGATGAGGaacttg CTAAACTCGCAGTATCCCTGGAGGGGCCTGGAGAGGCTCCCGCAGAGCAGCGGAGTTACTACGTGCGCCTGGGTTCCCTGTCGAGCACGCTGCGCCAGCGAGCCTACCAGCACGCCCTGGGCAAGATGAGACAAGCCAGGCAGTGCACCCTGGAGgccctctcccagctccagcaaaTCAGTGACCTG ATGGAACAGGCCCTGGGTCAGAAGGCCCATGATGGGCAGGAGAAACCGCAGCAGATATGGCTGGAGTGTCGCAAGGGCCAGCCAGGAGGCAGTGAGGACAATGGCTCACCGCAGCCAGAG GAGATGGTGGCCCAGGCTCTAGCCACTTCCCATAACCTCATCCTGCAGGTGTGGACCACCTGCCATAGCCTCCTGCCCAACATCCAGGGTCTCCCTGCCACTCTGCAGGAGAAGGTCCAGCAAGCCTACCAGAATATGGGAGAGCTCCAGACTTCCTTCTCCAATGTCCAATCCTTCCGGGCACTGTCTGAGGGTATCCTGACCCAGACCCGGGAGAAGTTGACCGAAGCCCAGGAGTCCCTGGATGGGCTGCTGGAATACGTGGTGCAGAACACTCCCCTCACATGGATTGTGGGACCCTTTGTCCCTGCTGGAGACTCTACTGAGAAGGCAGAGGAACCGGCAGAGGCTGAGAAGGCAGGGGTGCCAGTGGAGGCCTGA